The following proteins are co-located in the Flavobacterium sp. CECT 9288 genome:
- a CDS encoding ABC transporter permease translates to MLLNYIKIFLYHLKQNKLFSFLNVLGLSIGIAGLIFAILYWNDEQSYNSWNPDKDKVFQSISKVSRTDYWASNISPLEEYFKKDFKEIESHCYFENWYFEEIIQYKKKKGIFKITDAQKTFFEMFPFKFIKGNGKTALKDNSSIAVSLETAMKLFGREDVLGEIVTYSGRKLIVRGVYTIPGKSSMQPEAVTNLIDNRLTAEKDNWGNFSFGLLIKLKDANDKEKVIARIEQLMHQNREVKWAKAEGLSVEEYLKKNGGVSYKSILEPLKDARLHSITEGFAEGRGNYQFLMIMVSLSILILILSIVNYINLTTANAIKRAKEVGVRKIIGASKSNVVKQFLLETFLITTFSILLSLVIVELSLPYYNDFLDKNLIISGNQFCLYLLLVFVVTILVAGIFPAVYVSNFETLKVLKGNFGRSKRGVLLRNGMLIIQFSIATFFIIGSYIVNEQIKYISTKDLGFKGEQILSIDYKNNYDWNEEGYKSKIYNRYNLIKQEISKIKGVEQIATGAFSFGSGNGSTTGFSYHNSENIQSRNMGIDFGMLEMMQIKIKEGRFLSEKFASDTINTMLVNETALKMMNEKNPIGKEIDWNDRKLKIVGVVKDFNLFGPQEKIPPMVFFHFKTVDWMLQNVSKIHVKINSDNPQQTIADIEKLWIKKVDSENPFSYDFVDRQYARTYENYVKQRNLFSLLNLIVILIALFGLFALASFSIERRMKEIAIRKTLGAETNVLLKELSKQYIIYCVIGFLTAVFPVYYLLNKWLENFVYRIDISIYPFLIGFIALLSLTLLVVLSKAYQATRVDVLKYLKYE, encoded by the coding sequence ATGTTATTAAACTATATCAAAATATTCCTTTATCATTTAAAGCAAAACAAACTGTTTTCATTTCTCAACGTTTTGGGTTTGAGCATTGGTATTGCAGGCTTGATTTTCGCTATTTTATATTGGAATGACGAACAAAGTTACAACTCTTGGAATCCTGATAAAGATAAAGTTTTTCAATCCATAAGTAAAGTAAGTCGAACTGATTATTGGGCTAGTAACATTTCTCCTTTAGAAGAATATTTTAAAAAAGATTTCAAAGAAATTGAATCCCATTGTTATTTTGAGAATTGGTATTTTGAGGAAATTATTCAATACAAAAAGAAAAAAGGGATCTTTAAAATTACTGACGCACAAAAGACTTTTTTTGAAATGTTTCCATTCAAATTCATAAAGGGAAATGGTAAAACGGCATTAAAAGATAACTCAAGTATTGCAGTCTCTCTTGAAACGGCAATGAAATTATTTGGTCGCGAAGACGTATTGGGAGAAATAGTTACTTATTCAGGAAGAAAACTTATCGTTAGAGGTGTTTATACCATTCCGGGAAAATCATCAATGCAGCCTGAAGCCGTTACAAATCTAATTGATAATAGACTCACCGCAGAAAAGGATAATTGGGGAAATTTTAGTTTTGGTTTACTCATTAAATTAAAAGATGCCAATGATAAAGAGAAAGTAATTGCAAGAATAGAACAGTTGATGCATCAAAATCGAGAGGTAAAATGGGCAAAAGCTGAAGGATTAAGTGTGGAAGAATATTTAAAAAAAAATGGAGGAGTCAGTTATAAAAGTATTTTGGAGCCGTTAAAAGATGCCAGACTTCATTCTATAACTGAGGGGTTTGCAGAAGGTAGAGGGAATTATCAGTTTTTGATGATAATGGTTTCGCTTTCTATTTTAATTTTAATATTGTCTATTGTAAATTATATCAACTTAACGACTGCAAATGCAATAAAAAGAGCCAAAGAAGTTGGAGTAAGAAAGATTATTGGGGCTTCAAAATCAAATGTAGTCAAGCAATTTCTTCTTGAGACATTTTTAATTACGACATTTTCAATTCTTCTTTCTTTGGTTATAGTAGAATTATCCTTGCCATACTACAATGATTTTTTAGATAAAAATCTAATCATTTCCGGAAATCAGTTTTGCCTGTATTTATTACTTGTTTTTGTGGTAACAATTTTAGTTGCCGGCATATTTCCTGCAGTTTATGTATCTAATTTTGAAACTTTAAAAGTACTGAAAGGTAATTTTGGACGAAGTAAAAGGGGAGTTTTGTTACGCAACGGAATGCTCATAATTCAATTTTCAATAGCCACGTTCTTTATTATTGGATCTTATATTGTTAACGAACAAATAAAATATATCAGTACTAAAGATTTAGGTTTTAAAGGAGAACAAATACTTTCTATAGATTATAAAAATAATTACGATTGGAATGAAGAAGGCTATAAGAGCAAAATATATAACAGGTACAACTTGATAAAACAGGAAATTTCTAAAATTAAAGGTGTAGAACAAATAGCTACTGGAGCTTTTAGTTTTGGTTCTGGAAATGGCTCAACTACCGGATTCTCCTACCATAATAGTGAGAACATCCAAAGCAGAAATATGGGTATCGATTTTGGAATGTTGGAAATGATGCAAATCAAAATTAAAGAAGGTAGGTTTCTCTCCGAAAAATTTGCTTCGGATACTATAAATACAATGTTAGTTAATGAAACGGCATTGAAAATGATGAACGAAAAAAATCCAATTGGGAAAGAAATAGATTGGAACGATCGCAAACTAAAAATTGTTGGAGTTGTCAAAGATTTTAATCTGTTCGGGCCACAGGAAAAAATTCCTCCAATGGTGTTTTTTCACTTCAAAACAGTGGATTGGATGCTTCAAAATGTAAGTAAAATTCACGTTAAAATAAATTCTGACAACCCACAACAGACTATTGCTGATATTGAAAAGCTATGGATCAAAAAAGTTGATTCAGAAAATCCTTTTAGTTATGATTTTGTTGATAGACAATACGCTAGAACTTATGAAAATTACGTGAAGCAGAGAAATCTGTTTTCATTATTAAACCTCATAGTAATTCTAATTGCGCTTTTCGGGCTTTTCGCACTGGCATCTTTCTCTATTGAAAGACGCATGAAAGAAATTGCTATTAGAAAAACACTCGGCGCCGAGACTAATGTTTTACTAAAAGAATTATCCAAACAATACATCATTTATTGTGTTATTGGGTTTTTGACTGCGGTATTCCCAGTTTATTATTTACTCAACAAATGGTTAGAAAACTTTGTTTACCGAATTGATATATCCATTTATCCATTTCTAATTGGCTTCATTGCCTTATTGTCACTAACATTATTGGTAGTGCTTTCAAAAGCATATCAGGCCACAAGAGTTGACGTTTTAAAATATTTAAAATATGAATAA
- a CDS encoding ABC transporter permease — protein MILNWIKIFIYHLRQNKLFSFLNVLGLSIGIAGVIFAILYWNDEQSYDAWNPEKENVFLVANQMSENTFWASSSAPIGAAIKEKCSEVASYCYLSGNYESDLIQFENKKVQSSKIVLAQKNFFEFFPFEFVEGNQKSALPDENSISLSEDLALQLFGKETALGKEVLFQNKKLTVRGVYKMDKKSSYNPSAVVNFIDLRIRKTIDQWGNFQFVLFLKVKNPSKVSLVENDLQKLYYDNMTVRYAKENGISPEQFIKKYGATKPSLEPLSTIRLHTKTSGLIEENGNFQFLMIMVGLSVLILLLSIVNYINSATANAIKRAKEVGVRKVIGSSKINIIQQFVFETAILSLFSILIALVIVELSLPYYNDFLSKTIVVQGSQFYLQLTIIFIITVCLAGVFPAIYVSNFETLKVLKGNFGRSKSGVWLRNGMLIFQFSIATFFIIGSYIVYQQIDHINKKDLGFKANQILSISYRNVYGEEITDKFRFDRYLTIKNELLRIPGVKQVAAGGFAFGGSAKSTITLQYKDISVDGDNIPIDFGMLEMMQIKLVKGRFLSPKFAQDTINSMLINETAAGLLKDKNPIGKKVNWNGKELIIVGVVKDFNIGNPAEAIPPMSIFHFKTNSWLTFALNNIYIDADTKTMDQTVADLEKFWLKKVDPNYPFAYDFVDKDYKRSYSSYVKQKNLFTILNIVVILIALFGLFCLASFSIERRMKEIAVRKTLGAETNVLLKELSQQYIIYCVIGFLIAVFPAYYLLNKWLENFAYRIDISIYPFLIGFIALLSLTLLVVLSKAYQATRVDVLQYLKYE, from the coding sequence ATGATTCTCAACTGGATTAAAATATTTATTTACCACTTAAGGCAAAACAAACTGTTTTCTTTTCTCAACGTTTTGGGTTTGAGCATTGGTATTGCGGGAGTGATTTTCGCCATTTTATATTGGAATGACGAACAAAGTTATGATGCTTGGAATCCTGAAAAAGAAAATGTGTTTTTGGTCGCTAATCAAATGAGCGAAAATACATTTTGGGCATCGAGTTCAGCTCCAATAGGGGCTGCGATAAAAGAGAAATGCTCAGAAGTAGCATCGTATTGTTATTTAAGTGGAAATTATGAAAGCGATCTAATTCAGTTTGAAAACAAAAAAGTGCAATCGAGCAAAATCGTATTAGCTCAAAAGAATTTTTTTGAATTTTTCCCTTTTGAATTTGTAGAAGGAAACCAAAAATCAGCGTTACCAGATGAAAATAGTATCAGTTTATCAGAAGATTTAGCTTTGCAGCTTTTTGGAAAAGAAACCGCTTTGGGAAAAGAAGTTCTTTTTCAGAATAAAAAACTCACTGTAAGAGGCGTTTATAAAATGGATAAAAAATCTTCGTATAATCCCTCCGCTGTCGTTAATTTCATTGATTTAAGAATTAGAAAAACTATTGATCAATGGGGAAACTTTCAGTTTGTATTATTTCTTAAAGTTAAAAATCCTAGTAAAGTTTCATTAGTCGAAAATGATTTGCAAAAACTTTATTACGATAACATGACAGTTCGTTATGCTAAAGAAAATGGAATTTCTCCTGAGCAGTTTATTAAAAAATATGGAGCCACGAAACCCTCTTTAGAACCTTTGTCTACTATTAGGTTACACACTAAAACGAGTGGTCTAATTGAGGAAAATGGTAATTTTCAGTTTTTAATGATTATGGTTGGATTATCTGTTTTAATTCTGCTACTTTCAATTGTAAATTACATCAATTCTGCAACAGCAAATGCTATTAAACGTGCCAAAGAAGTTGGGGTAAGAAAAGTTATAGGTTCTTCAAAAATTAATATAATACAGCAATTTGTTTTTGAAACAGCAATACTATCGTTGTTTTCAATTTTAATTGCTCTTGTAATTGTGGAACTGTCATTACCTTACTACAATGATTTTTTAAGTAAAACCATCGTTGTACAAGGCAGTCAATTTTATTTACAACTTACCATAATATTTATTATTACGGTTTGTCTGGCAGGAGTTTTTCCAGCAATATATGTTTCTAATTTTGAAACATTAAAGGTATTGAAAGGCAATTTTGGAAGAAGTAAAAGTGGCGTATGGTTACGCAACGGAATGTTGATTTTTCAATTTTCAATTGCGACTTTTTTTATCATCGGATCCTATATTGTTTATCAGCAAATTGACCATATCAATAAAAAGGATTTAGGCTTCAAGGCCAATCAAATTTTAAGTATTTCTTATCGCAATGTATATGGAGAAGAGATAACAGATAAATTTAGATTTGATCGCTACTTAACTATCAAAAATGAATTATTGCGGATACCAGGTGTAAAACAAGTGGCAGCGGGTGGCTTTGCTTTTGGAGGGTCTGCTAAATCAACAATAACGCTTCAATATAAAGATATAAGTGTGGATGGAGACAATATTCCAATTGATTTTGGGATGTTAGAAATGATGCAAATAAAACTTGTGAAAGGAAGATTCTTGAGTCCAAAATTTGCCCAGGATACTATTAATTCGATGTTAATAAATGAAACTGCCGCGGGACTACTAAAAGATAAAAACCCAATTGGGAAAAAGGTAAATTGGAATGGTAAAGAGTTAATTATCGTTGGGGTTGTAAAAGATTTCAACATAGGTAATCCAGCCGAAGCTATTCCTCCGATGTCAATATTCCATTTTAAAACAAATTCGTGGTTGACATTTGCTTTAAACAATATTTACATTGATGCCGATACAAAAACTATGGATCAAACAGTAGCTGATCTGGAAAAATTTTGGCTAAAAAAAGTAGATCCTAATTATCCATTTGCATATGATTTTGTAGATAAAGATTACAAAAGATCGTATAGCAGTTATGTGAAGCAAAAAAACCTGTTCACAATACTCAATATTGTAGTGATCCTTATTGCACTTTTTGGTTTATTCTGTCTAGCCTCGTTTTCTATCGAAAGACGCATGAAAGAAATTGCAGTAAGAAAAACACTCGGCGCCGAAACTAATGTTTTACTAAAGGAATTATCCCAACAATACATTATTTATTGTGTTATAGGATTTTTGATCGCAGTCTTTCCAGCATATTATTTACTTAATAAATGGTTAGAGAATTTCGCTTATCGAATTGATATTTCAATCTATCCTTTTCTAATTGGCTTTATTGCCTTATTGTCACTAACATTATTGGTAGTGCTTTCAAAAGCTTATCAGGCCACAAGAGTTGACGTTTTACAATACTTAAAATACGAGTAA
- a CDS encoding ABC transporter ATP-binding protein codes for MITIKNLSRVFRTEEVETMALSEISLTINQGDFVSIMGPSGSGKSTLLNIVGLLDSASSGSYQLLNQEMIGLKEKEKSKARKENIGFIFQNFNLIDELSVYDNIELPLIYNKVPSSDRKKKVEAIADKLGISHRLKHFPQQLSGGQQQRVAVARALINDPKIILADEPTGNLDSKNGNEVMELLTDLHANGTTILMVTHSDYDASFSQKTILMKDGVVISEKTNQRNVDVFKV; via the coding sequence ATGATCACAATTAAAAATCTTTCAAGAGTATTTAGAACCGAAGAAGTGGAGACCATGGCATTAAGCGAAATTTCATTAACCATTAATCAAGGTGATTTTGTTTCGATTATGGGACCATCGGGAAGCGGGAAATCCACTTTATTGAATATTGTTGGGTTGCTAGACAGCGCTTCAAGCGGAAGTTATCAATTACTGAACCAGGAAATGATTGGGCTGAAAGAGAAAGAAAAATCGAAAGCCAGAAAAGAAAATATTGGCTTTATTTTTCAGAATTTCAACCTGATAGACGAATTATCAGTTTATGACAATATCGAATTGCCGCTGATTTACAATAAAGTTCCATCCTCTGACAGAAAGAAAAAAGTAGAAGCAATCGCTGATAAATTAGGAATTTCCCACCGATTGAAACATTTTCCGCAACAGCTTTCTGGAGGACAGCAACAGCGTGTAGCGGTAGCAAGAGCCTTGATTAACGATCCAAAAATTATTCTTGCCGATGAGCCTACAGGAAATCTAGACAGTAAAAACGGAAATGAAGTAATGGAACTTTTAACTGATTTACATGCCAATGGCACCACAATCCTGATGGTGACCCACTCTGATTATGATGCTTCTTTTTCCCAAAAAACCATTTTGATGAAAGATGGAGTTGTCATTTCTGAAAAAACAAATCAAAGAAATGTTGATGTTTTTAAAGTATAA
- a CDS encoding efflux RND transporter periplasmic adaptor subunit, whose protein sequence is MDTKIVRKTNKNKYLLIVLPIILLFGYFVFTSATKKRSLNVKKVEITIKTVENNFFEDFMSFQAKVVPLNSMLVNIIEGGAIQEIFVENGDMVIKGQPLARLYNPNAELSYMQQETAIIEQINNLDKAKLDLRNQELNLEKDLIAIEHDYLDSKNSFELNQKLFEQEILSKNEWEKTQENYRFQKERMNMIKKSVKKEKLANQVQIGQLNQSIGFMNKSLDILRMNKKNFLITAPISGRLSSFEPILGKTYAQNTSIGSIDDRKGYKLIADIDEFYLDKIAAQQKGAVDFENKSIEVQITKVIPEIKNGRFQLELDFVSTEKLDLKQGLSFGVKLNLSEKTKTVVLSKGSFNEETSGKWIFVVNGNKAERRTIKLGRENPLYYEILGGLKAGEKVITSSYKDYKEVEVLNLE, encoded by the coding sequence ATGGACACCAAAATCGTACGTAAAACTAACAAAAATAAGTATCTTTTAATCGTTTTGCCAATTATCTTACTCTTTGGGTATTTTGTTTTTACATCAGCTACCAAAAAAAGAAGTTTGAACGTAAAAAAAGTTGAAATTACGATTAAGACCGTTGAAAATAATTTTTTCGAAGATTTTATGTCATTTCAGGCAAAAGTAGTTCCTTTAAATTCCATGTTAGTGAATATCATTGAAGGCGGAGCCATTCAGGAAATATTTGTCGAAAACGGTGACATGGTTATAAAAGGACAACCGTTGGCACGATTGTACAATCCCAATGCAGAACTGTCGTACATGCAACAAGAAACGGCCATTATCGAACAAATTAATAATTTAGATAAAGCCAAACTCGATTTGAGAAATCAGGAATTGAATTTAGAAAAAGACTTGATTGCCATTGAACACGATTATCTAGATTCCAAAAACTCATTTGAATTGAACCAAAAACTTTTTGAACAGGAAATACTTTCTAAAAATGAATGGGAAAAAACCCAAGAGAATTATCGATTTCAAAAAGAACGTATGAACATGATCAAAAAAAGTGTCAAAAAAGAAAAATTAGCAAATCAAGTCCAGATTGGACAATTGAATCAATCCATTGGTTTCATGAATAAAAGTTTGGATATTTTGAGAATGAATAAAAAAAATTTCCTTATTACAGCGCCAATTTCTGGAAGACTTTCTTCCTTTGAACCTATTCTTGGGAAAACCTATGCGCAAAATACAAGTATTGGTTCTATTGATGATAGGAAAGGCTATAAATTGATAGCCGACATCGATGAATTTTATTTGGATAAAATTGCAGCGCAACAAAAAGGAGCAGTAGATTTTGAAAACAAATCCATCGAAGTGCAAATAACCAAAGTGATTCCGGAAATTAAAAACGGAAGGTTTCAATTAGAATTGGATTTTGTTTCAACTGAAAAATTAGATTTAAAACAAGGATTGAGTTTTGGCGTAAAATTAAACCTGTCAGAAAAAACCAAGACGGTAGTCCTTTCTAAAGGAAGCTTTAACGAAGAAACGAGCGGGAAATGGATTTTTGTAGTCAATGGCAACAAAGCAGAGAGAAGAACAATCAAACTGGGAAGAGAAAATCCATTATATTATGAAATACTCGGCGGATTGAAAGCAGGTGAAAAAGTAATTACCTCATCGTATAAAGACTATAAAGAAGTCGAAGTTTTGAATTTGGAATAA
- a CDS encoding sigma-54 dependent transcriptional regulator: protein MKKTSASILVIDDQEDILFASKMLLKKHFENIYTLNNPKNVVELLSQNNIDVVLLDMNYRIGFEDGREGLYLLKEIKTLSPKTVVILMTAFGKVETAVEGLKAGAFDYILKPWENEKLLSVVKQAVDKSRKEQKKSNNIEIVDEFFVGNSEVIKKAYSLADKVAKTDANVLILGENGTGKFVLSHHIHLQSERKNSPFIHVDLGSLNSNIFESELFGYAKGAFTDAKVDTPGRFEMAQNGTIFLDEIGNVPLHLQSKLLQIIQTKMVTRLGESKARPLNVRIITATNLNLKQEVTDKNFREDLYYRINTMEIVLPPLRERIEDKIPLAQYLLQKMITKYGRDTITFDEKALEQIANHAWNGNIREMENRIERAVILCENNYITVSDLDLEQITTYEDNQDDIQLSALEKTAIEKILLKNNNNISKTAEELGLSRGALYRRLEKYNIN, encoded by the coding sequence ATGAAAAAGACCAGCGCCTCCATATTAGTCATAGACGACCAAGAAGATATTCTTTTTGCTTCAAAAATGCTACTTAAAAAGCATTTTGAAAATATTTATACCCTTAATAACCCTAAAAATGTTGTGGAACTATTATCACAAAACAACATTGATGTGGTTTTGCTCGATATGAATTACAGAATAGGATTTGAAGACGGCAGAGAAGGTTTGTATTTATTAAAAGAAATAAAAACGCTTTCGCCAAAAACGGTCGTTATTTTGATGACCGCATTTGGTAAAGTAGAAACTGCTGTAGAAGGTTTAAAAGCAGGTGCTTTTGATTATATTTTGAAACCTTGGGAAAATGAAAAATTACTTAGCGTTGTAAAACAGGCAGTTGACAAAAGCCGGAAAGAGCAAAAGAAATCTAATAATATCGAGATTGTAGACGAATTTTTTGTTGGTAATTCAGAGGTTATAAAAAAAGCTTATTCTCTGGCCGATAAAGTGGCCAAAACCGATGCCAATGTTTTAATACTTGGCGAGAACGGAACCGGTAAATTTGTATTGTCACATCATATCCATCTGCAATCAGAGCGAAAAAATAGTCCTTTTATTCACGTTGATTTGGGTTCTTTAAATTCTAATATTTTCGAAAGCGAATTATTTGGTTATGCTAAAGGAGCTTTTACAGATGCGAAGGTTGATACGCCAGGACGTTTTGAAATGGCTCAAAACGGCACTATTTTTTTGGATGAAATAGGAAACGTCCCATTGCATTTACAATCTAAACTCTTGCAGATAATTCAAACCAAAATGGTAACCCGTTTAGGAGAATCAAAAGCAAGGCCGCTGAATGTTCGCATTATTACAGCCACCAACCTGAATTTAAAACAGGAAGTTACAGATAAGAATTTCCGTGAAGATTTGTATTATCGTATCAATACTATGGAAATTGTGTTGCCTCCTTTGCGCGAGCGAATCGAAGATAAAATTCCTTTGGCGCAGTATCTTTTGCAAAAAATGATTACAAAATACGGACGAGACACAATTACTTTTGACGAAAAAGCATTGGAACAAATAGCAAATCACGCTTGGAATGGAAATATTCGTGAAATGGAAAACCGAATAGAACGTGCTGTGATTCTTTGTGAGAACAATTATATTACCGTTTCGGATTTAGATTTGGAACAAATCACAACCTATGAGGATAATCAAGATGACATTCAACTTTCGGCATTAGAAAAAACGGCTATTGAAAAAATCCTATTGAAAAACAACAACAATATTAGTAAAACTGCCGAGGAACTAGGATTATCTAGAGGTGCATTATACCGACGTTTAGAAAAATATAACATTAACTAA
- a CDS encoding PAS domain-containing sensor histidine kinase, producing MFTSLKIYQLLFLRLIFILCLSAVSLFIFQKGLVFTALFGLLVLFILLIEMYFYIKNTFQLYDRTITSILQNDFTSDFSKHKSYQNYSNLFKLYESLKNKENEQVSKDIVYRSILNTIETGIIILQKEGSDWNIFLMNDFFSKHFDVPKVSKWKYLKNHLPALCEIIEKQDFQEIKTSLEIRVNQQDTQIFVMQSSRSEIYNRDYFIVVLDSIQNVIEKKEKEAWVNLMKVISHELLNSITPIRSLSQNLQDLVQQETISAEDLDDMKSSVTTMLRRSDHLQQFVESYRKLAMLPSPKKQIMELSKLIDNSCQIMNPLFKKEHIEVINTIAFDRILHIDPQQMEQVFINLLTNCIYALSNSEKKQIIISAEVKEKRIFITITDTGNGIEKEIENKIFLPFFTTRKEGAGIGLTLSKSIVEAHGGYLAYRNDEGITTFVICLIEN from the coding sequence ATGTTTACATCTTTAAAAATATACCAACTCCTTTTTCTTAGATTAATTTTTATTCTTTGCCTTTCTGCAGTTTCCTTATTTATTTTTCAAAAAGGATTGGTCTTTACAGCGCTATTTGGGCTACTCGTACTTTTCATTCTCTTAATCGAAATGTATTTTTACATTAAAAACACGTTTCAGCTGTATGACAGAACAATCACTTCAATTCTGCAAAATGATTTCACCTCCGATTTTTCGAAACATAAATCATATCAAAATTATTCTAATTTATTCAAGCTGTATGAATCACTAAAAAACAAAGAAAACGAGCAGGTTTCAAAAGATATTGTTTACCGTTCTATTTTAAATACTATCGAAACAGGAATTATTATCTTACAAAAGGAAGGAAGTGACTGGAACATTTTTTTGATGAATGATTTTTTTTCGAAACATTTTGATGTCCCAAAAGTATCAAAATGGAAGTATCTAAAAAATCATTTGCCTGCGTTGTGTGAAATTATCGAAAAACAGGATTTTCAGGAAATTAAAACATCTTTAGAAATTCGTGTCAATCAGCAAGACACGCAAATATTTGTGATGCAGTCTTCTAGAAGCGAAATTTACAATCGGGATTATTTTATTGTTGTACTGGATTCAATTCAAAATGTAATTGAGAAAAAAGAGAAAGAAGCTTGGGTCAATTTAATGAAAGTCATCTCGCACGAGCTCTTGAATTCGATAACTCCCATTCGGTCGCTTTCTCAGAATTTACAAGACCTAGTGCAGCAGGAAACCATTTCGGCAGAAGATTTAGACGATATGAAAAGTAGTGTTACCACAATGTTGAGACGAAGTGACCACTTGCAGCAATTTGTAGAAAGTTACCGAAAACTGGCCATGTTGCCATCGCCCAAAAAACAAATAATGGAACTGTCAAAATTGATTGACAACAGTTGTCAAATCATGAATCCATTGTTTAAAAAGGAACACATAGAAGTCATAAATACTATTGCTTTTGACCGCATACTCCATATTGACCCACAACAGATGGAGCAAGTATTTATCAATCTTTTGACAAATTGCATATACGCTTTATCTAATTCAGAAAAAAAACAAATTATCATATCGGCAGAAGTCAAAGAAAAGCGAATTTTTATCACGATTACAGATACAGGGAACGGAATTGAAAAAGAAATAGAAAACAAAATATTCTTACCTTTCTTCACCACCCGAAAAGAAGGAGCCGGAATTGGTTTAACTTTATCTAAAAGCATCGTAGAGGCGCATGGCGGCTACTTGGCATATAGAAATGATGAAGGAATAACTACTTTTGTGATTTGTTTGATTGAAAATTGA
- a CDS encoding folylpolyglutamate synthase/dihydrofolate synthase family protein, with the protein MNYQDTINWMFNQLPMYQLQGAQAYKKDLTNAHRLAAHLNHPEKQLKCIHVAGTNGKGSTSHMLASVLQEAGYKVGLYTSPHLKDFRERIKINGIEISEKFVEDFITEHQIFFEANDMSFFEMTVGLAFDYFATSKVDIAIIEVGMGGRLDATNIITPLVSVVTNIGLDHTQFLGNTLEAIAFEKAGIIKPNIPVIIGEYTSETKPVFLTKAKEGNSEIYFASDLITESYPSDLIGDYQIHNKKTVLQTIEVLNKQTEFEITPQNTQAGLLHVVKNTGLQGRWQQIHTAPKVICDTAHNKNGLEIVLKQIQNEKFNTLHFVLGVVNDKDLEEILPLFPKNAKYYFCKPNIPRGLDASILQQKAALFALQGEVYISFSEAYQNSLQNAVETDFIYIGGSTFVVAEIL; encoded by the coding sequence ATGAATTATCAAGACACTATAAACTGGATGTTTAATCAACTCCCAATGTACCAACTTCAGGGAGCACAAGCTTACAAGAAAGATTTAACTAATGCTCATAGACTTGCTGCACACCTTAATCATCCAGAGAAGCAGTTAAAATGCATACATGTGGCAGGAACCAATGGCAAAGGATCAACCTCTCACATGCTAGCATCGGTTTTACAAGAAGCTGGATATAAAGTAGGTTTGTACACTTCGCCACATTTAAAAGATTTTAGAGAACGCATTAAAATAAACGGAATCGAAATATCTGAAAAATTTGTTGAAGATTTCATAACGGAGCATCAGATTTTTTTTGAAGCAAATGACATGAGTTTTTTCGAAATGACAGTAGGATTAGCATTTGACTATTTTGCTACTTCAAAAGTTGACATTGCTATTATTGAAGTAGGAATGGGCGGAAGACTAGATGCAACCAATATTATCACCCCATTAGTTTCGGTTGTGACCAATATAGGACTGGATCACACCCAGTTTTTAGGCAATACACTTGAAGCAATTGCTTTTGAGAAAGCAGGAATTATAAAGCCAAATATTCCCGTGATTATTGGAGAATACACCTCTGAAACAAAACCCGTTTTCTTGACCAAAGCCAAAGAAGGCAATTCAGAAATTTATTTTGCCTCTGATTTAATTACAGAAAGCTATCCTTCAGACCTGATTGGTGATTATCAAATACACAATAAAAAGACGGTATTACAAACCATAGAGGTTTTGAATAAGCAAACTGAATTTGAAATTACTCCTCAAAATACGCAAGCTGGTTTGTTACACGTGGTAAAAAACACAGGACTTCAAGGCAGGTGGCAGCAAATACACACAGCTCCAAAAGTAATTTGCGATACTGCTCATAATAAAAACGGACTTGAAATCGTATTAAAGCAAATTCAAAACGAGAAATTTAACACATTACACTTTGTTTTAGGCGTAGTAAATGATAAAGATCTAGAAGAAATCTTGCCTTTGTTTCCAAAAAATGCAAAATATTATTTTTGTAAGCCCAATATTCCTCGTGGACTAGACGCTTCAATCTTACAACAAAAAGCCGCTTTATTTGCACTTCAAGGCGAAGTATATATTTCTTTTTCAGAAGCTTACCAAAACTCCTTGCAAAATGCAGTAGAGACCGACTTCATTTACATTGGTGGCAGTACCTTTGTAGTTGCAGAAATTTTGTAA